Proteins found in one Zea mays cultivar B73 chromosome 1, Zm-B73-REFERENCE-NAM-5.0, whole genome shotgun sequence genomic segment:
- the LOC100284403 gene encoding YGGT family protein, whose product MASPNADPAQHHASTPPLLLAVRHLPFPGVHRTRALPGPDVLTPLARRLEELASAATSHPLLKPLFAAHSHLSSFSQGRRRLVAARRATVLSGGHCFAAVLGNSVAGLVVSNGINNFLNLYNTVLVVRLVLTWFPNTPPAIVAPLSTICDPYLNIFRGIIPPLGGTLDLSPILAFLVLNAFTSTAAALPAELPSSAAAQHHQRTAASSSSATPSPNQRKWMRRMRSKTSQGEDGGH is encoded by the exons ATGGCCTCCCCCAACGCCGACCCGGCTCAGCACCACGCCTCGACGCCGCCGCTCCTCCTCGCCGTACGCCACCTGCCGTTCCCCGGCGTCCACCGGACGCGCGCGCTCCCCGGCCCCGACGTCCTGACCCCTCTCGCCCGCCGCCTCGAGGAGCTCGCGTCCGCGGCGACCTCCCACCCGCTCCTGAAGCCGCTCTTCGCCGCCCACTCACACCTCTCTTCCTTCTCCCAG GGCAGGAGGCGGCTGGTGGCGGCGCGGCGTGCGACGGTGCTGTCCGGGGGGCACTGCTTCGCGGCGGTGCTAGGGAACTCGGTGGCCGGGTTGGTGGTGTCCAACGGCATCAACAACTTCCTCAACCTCTACAACACGGTGCTCGTCGTCAGGCTCGTGCTCACGTGGTTCCCCAACACGCCGCCCGCCATCGTCGCGCCTCTCAG CACGATATGTGACCCGTACCTGAACATCTTCCGGGGCATCATCCCGCCGCTCGGGGGAACGCTGGACCTGTCGCCGATCCTCGCTTTCCTCGTCCTCAACGCCTTCACCAGCACGGCGGCCGCGCTTCCGGCGGAGCTCCCGAGCTCGGCAGCGGCGCAGCACCACCAGAGGACTGCTGCTTCATCCAGCTCGGCGACTCCCAGTCCCAACCAGAGGAAATGGATGCGGAGAATGCGATCAAAGACATCACAGGGAGAAGATGGTGGTCACTAG
- the ct2 gene encoding guanine nucleotide-binding protein alpha-1 subunit isoform X2, giving the protein MSVLTCVIESMGSSCSRSHSFDEAEAAENAKSADIDRRILQETKAEQHIHKLLLLGAGESGKSTIFKQIKLLFQTGFDEAELRSYTSVIHANVYQTIKILYEGAKELAQVEPDSSKYVLSPDNQEIGEKLSEIGARLEYPSLNKERVQDVRKLWQDPAIQETYSRGSILQVPDCAQYFMENLDKLSEEDYVPTKEDVLHARVRTNGVVETQFSPLGESKRGGEVYRLYDVGGQRNERRKWIHLFEGVNAVIFCAAISEYDQMLFEDETKNRMMETKELFDWVLKQRCFEVPLSVCEWFKDYQPTAPGKQEVEHAYEFVKKKFEELYFQSSKPDRVDRVFKIYRTTALDQKLVKKTFKLIDESMRRSREGT; this is encoded by the exons ATGTCTGTGCTTACCTGCGTGATTGAAAGCATGGGCTCATCCTGTAGCAGATCCCATTCTTTCGACGAGGCTGAAGCAGCTGAAAATGCAAAG TCTGCAGACATTGACCGGAGGATTTTGCAAGAAACAAAAGCCGAACAACACATCCACAAGCTCTTACTTCTCG GTGCTGGAGAATCGGGGAAGTCTACAATATTTAAACAA ATAAAGCTTCTTTTCCAAACTGGCTTTGACGAGGCAGAGCTTAGGAGCTACACATCAGTCATCCATGCTAATGTGTATCAGACAATTAAA ATATTATATGAGGGAGCTAAAGAGTTAGCCCAAGTGGAACCAGATTCTTCAAAATATGTCTTATCTCCAGATAATCAG GAGATTGGAGAAAAACTATCAGAAATTGGTGCCAGATTGGAATACCCATCGTTGAACAAAGAACGTGTACAGGATGTAAGAAAACTATGGCAAGATCCAGCCATTCAG GAAACTTATTCACGTGGGAGTATTCTGCAAGTCCCAGACTGTGCACAGTACTTCATGGAAAATTTGgacaaattatctgaagaagattaTGTACCGACAAAG GAGGATGTGCTTCATGCAAGAGTACGgacaaatggtgtggtagaaactcAGTTTAG CCCTCTAGGAGAGAGCAAAAGAGGCGGAGAGGTCTATAGGCTGTACGATGTAGGAGGCCAGAGAAACGAGAGAAGGAAATGGATCCATCTTTTCGAAGGTGTTAATGCTGTAATATTCTGTGCTGCCATTAGCGA GTATGATCAGATGTTATTTGAGGATGAGACAAAGAACAGAATGATGGAGACTAAAGAACTCTTTGATTGGGTGCTAAAGCAAAGATGTTTTGAG GTCCCTTTAAGCGTGTGCGAGTGGTTTAAAGATTACCAGCCCACTGCACCTGGCAAACAGGAGGTGGAACACGCCTACGA GTTTGTAAAAAAGAAGTTTGAGGAGCTCTACTTCCAAAGCAGCAAGCCTGACCGTGTCGACCGAGTGTTCAAGATCTACAGAACAACAGCCCTGGATCAGAAACTTGTAAAGAAGACATTCAAGCtgatcgacgagagcatgaggcGTTCCAGAGAAGGAACTTGA
- the ct2 gene encoding guanine nucleotide-binding protein alpha-1 subunit isoform X1 codes for MSVLTCVIESMGSSCSRSHSFDEAEAAENAKSADIDRRILQETKAEQHIHKLLLLGAGESGKSTIFKQIKLLFQTGFDEAELRSYTSVIHANVYQTIKILYEGAKELAQVEPDSSKYVLSPDNQEIGEKLSEIGARLEYPSLNKERVQDVRKLWQDPAIQETYSRGSILQVPDCAQYFMENLDKLSEEDYVPTKEDVLHARVRTNGVVETQFSPLGESKRGGEVYRLYDVGGQRNERRKWIHLFEGVNAVIFCAAISEYDQMLFEDETKNRMMETKELFDWVLKQRCFEKTSFMLFLNKFDIFERKIQKVPLSVCEWFKDYQPTAPGKQEVEHAYEFVKKKFEELYFQSSKPDRVDRVFKIYRTTALDQKLVKKTFKLIDESMRRSREGT; via the exons ATGTCTGTGCTTACCTGCGTGATTGAAAGCATGGGCTCATCCTGTAGCAGATCCCATTCTTTCGACGAGGCTGAAGCAGCTGAAAATGCAAAG TCTGCAGACATTGACCGGAGGATTTTGCAAGAAACAAAAGCCGAACAACACATCCACAAGCTCTTACTTCTCG GTGCTGGAGAATCGGGGAAGTCTACAATATTTAAACAA ATAAAGCTTCTTTTCCAAACTGGCTTTGACGAGGCAGAGCTTAGGAGCTACACATCAGTCATCCATGCTAATGTGTATCAGACAATTAAA ATATTATATGAGGGAGCTAAAGAGTTAGCCCAAGTGGAACCAGATTCTTCAAAATATGTCTTATCTCCAGATAATCAG GAGATTGGAGAAAAACTATCAGAAATTGGTGCCAGATTGGAATACCCATCGTTGAACAAAGAACGTGTACAGGATGTAAGAAAACTATGGCAAGATCCAGCCATTCAG GAAACTTATTCACGTGGGAGTATTCTGCAAGTCCCAGACTGTGCACAGTACTTCATGGAAAATTTGgacaaattatctgaagaagattaTGTACCGACAAAG GAGGATGTGCTTCATGCAAGAGTACGgacaaatggtgtggtagaaactcAGTTTAG CCCTCTAGGAGAGAGCAAAAGAGGCGGAGAGGTCTATAGGCTGTACGATGTAGGAGGCCAGAGAAACGAGAGAAGGAAATGGATCCATCTTTTCGAAGGTGTTAATGCTGTAATATTCTGTGCTGCCATTAGCGA GTATGATCAGATGTTATTTGAGGATGAGACAAAGAACAGAATGATGGAGACTAAAGAACTCTTTGATTGGGTGCTAAAGCAAAGATGTTTTGAG AAAACCTCATTCATGTTATTTCTTAACAAATTTGACATATTTGAGAGAAAAATACAAAAG GTCCCTTTAAGCGTGTGCGAGTGGTTTAAAGATTACCAGCCCACTGCACCTGGCAAACAGGAGGTGGAACACGCCTACGA GTTTGTAAAAAAGAAGTTTGAGGAGCTCTACTTCCAAAGCAGCAAGCCTGACCGTGTCGACCGAGTGTTCAAGATCTACAGAACAACAGCCCTGGATCAGAAACTTGTAAAGAAGACATTCAAGCtgatcgacgagagcatgaggcGTTCCAGAGAAGGAACTTGA
- the LOC100286062 gene encoding uncharacterized protein LOC100286062 encodes MGASLSLVPVLDYFARRECLRAGLHQNAVTLPYPDGGAGATCTVQYWAPQGEPELPPLLLVHGFGPRADWQWRCQVGPLSRHFHVIIPDLLGFGGSAYPSETAPPPTEATQAAVLAALLGALPGMERRRVAVAGTSYGGFVAYWLAREAGPARVGPVVIASSDLLKTAADDRAFLKRAGEGWGGVDEILLPAEPAALRKLLELASCRPPPRLVTPDFLLRDFIQKLFTQNRERLVHLLKGITVGTEKFQVTPISQEVLIVWGDHDQLFPVEKAFAVQRALNGTARLEVIPKTGHAPQLEDPARFNKVMLDFLLASHKPDPSVSGSAQ; translated from the exons ATGGGGGCCAGCCTGAGCCTGGTGCCGGTGCTCGACTACTTCGCCCGCCGCGAGTGCCTGCGCGCCGGCCTCCACCAGAACGCCGTCACGCTCCCGTACCCCGACGGCGGCGCCGGGGCGACCTGCACCGTCCAGTACTGGGCTCCGCAGGGGGAGCCTGAGCTCCCGCCGCTCCTGCTGGTCCACGGCTTCGGGCCCCGGGCCGACTGGCAGTGGCGCTGCCAGGTGGGGCCGCTCTCGCGCCACTTCCACGTCATCATCCCCGACCTCCTGGGCTTCGGCGGCAGCGCGTACCCGTCCGAGacggcgccgccgccgacggagGCGACGCAGGCCGCGGTGCTGGCGGCGCTGCTGGGCGCGCTGCCCGGGATGGAGCGCCGGCGCGTGGCCGTGGCGGGCACCAGCTACGGCGGGTTCGTGGCGTACTGGCTGGCCCGCGAGGCGGGGCCCGCCAGGGTCGGCCCCGTGGTGATCGCCAGCTCCGACCTGCTCAAGACGGCTGCCGACGACAGGGCGTTCCTGAAGCgcgccggcgaagggtggggcggCGTGGACGAGATCCTCCTCCCCGCCGAGCCCGCCGCGCTGCGGAAGCTCCTGGAGCTGGCCTCCTGCCGCCCGCCGCCGCGGCTGGTGACGCCGGACTTCCTGCTCCGTGACTTCATCCAG AAACTCTTCACGCAGAACAGGGAGCGGCTTGTCCATCTGCTGAAGGGGATTACGGTCGGGACAGAGAAGTTCCAAGTGACGCCAATATCTCAG GAAGTGCTGATTGTATGGGGAGACCACGACCAGCTGTTCCCGGTGGAGAAGGCGTTTGCGGTTCAGAG GGCTCTGAACGGGACCGCTAGGCTGGAGGTGATACCGAAGACAGGCCACGCTCCTCAGCTGGAGGATCCGGCTCGCTTCAACAAGGTCATGCTGGACTTCTTGCTGGCTTCTCACAAGCCTGACCCCTCGGTTAGTGGTAGCGCGCAATAA